One Vicia villosa cultivar HV-30 ecotype Madison, WI linkage group LG5, Vvil1.0, whole genome shotgun sequence genomic window, ctgatattgttttattttactaattaaaataattccactcattattctaattattctaaaatacaccaaaattcatcaatacagctaagcatcacgctaaaataattagtttagaatttggggtgttacataaaccACGATTGATTGACAGTTATTACTGTAGGACTGAGAAAGTAGTTGAAATCTAAAGTCACAAGAAATGTCTATCTCTGCATGAATTTGAAATAGCCATTTATTGGGAGCAAtttgttggctgaagatttcgaTTAAAGAATTGTAATACTTTAGGGTATTCGACTATGATAAAGAGATAGTTCTCATAGAGCTATTTGAGGAGTTTTTATCTTTGGAGGGAACGTTACTCGACCAAGAGTAATGTTAGTAATATTTGACAAGTATCCTTCGACGTAGGCGCTGGTATAGTCGAAACACtagagcgggaagatttgaaattcaaatggaGCGGTTTCGTCCAGCTGACGCGTGGGAACATCTGAAGTAAAGTAAAAGGTTCGAAATGCCGAACGTGGAAGACATCTATGTaatgaccgttagggtcgaagtagtataaataggagtactATTGTTCAGTTTAGGATGTTCAAATCAACATacagaaaattcacaaaaatactcgAAGTACCGGCGCGAGAGAAAAAAGTCTTTGCTGAAACAATGTATGTGTGAAGAACATCATATTTGTGTTTCATGTTATTTGTTTAATGTAAAGTTATATTTAACAgttctttgtttatacgtttGCTTTGTTTCGTTTCAAAGTCATTTACTTATTGCAATTTACATTAGAAAGTTGTATATTTCTACAAACTAGAAAGATtattgaatatgaatcaaatcactAAAACACTATTCGacaatgtcctaggatcaatctagtcgatcctgcgagtaaccaaattgTTTAGAcattttggaggactagcggttgtttgtcagaaatcactgATAAACCGTATGATCTTTTctttgctttgaatattatcttaTGTTCCTTTATactatttgatatctcaccccttctatttgaatgttaccctttgttgatAACATGCAGGTAATGACGTGGAGTAGCTGTTTACCTTATAGCTCAagtcggtgtgtctatgctctgatacgtagcactcgggggacatttatttgttttgatcaTGTCGTTATGCCTTGCtggattttgttgttgttctctTTATTTTGAGACATGTTGGATATTGTTGCCATGTTGCCAAAGATGTTATGATTTGGATTATGTTGGTATTGAATTCCCCTGCAATGTTATAAAGTTGTTTGGAGTTAAATGACTAATGATGTATGCTTTTCCTCTGTTATACGTGTTATGTATCTTTATATATGAGCTTGCATGAGATTTGTTTAAGTTGATATATGTGAGCCTCGAATCATGGTGTTTGCTTTGGagattttatactctgattttcctattaattgtggggtagatttggggtgttacattgtggACAATTATACCCTAGCTGTATGACTATGAAGGTGGTCAAAGGAACACTTGTTCTTTCTAGAATTATGGAGGAAGTGATCCTCCTTTGATTGACTCTTTGGACTATGTATCTTAATCTAAGTCCAATATGGGACCTTCTGCCCTCGTCTAGCAGGTTCTCGCCCATAGGAGACCATATGCTAGCCCTAGGGGCTCGTACCCTTCTTTGGACTAACAGGTGCTAGCCCATGGGTGACCACTTTTAGGCTAGCAAGTGCTACCCCGTGGGAAACCAAGTGCTAGCTCTGGGAGGACTCGTCTCCTTTTTTTAGTTCTAGCCCTCTTTGGGTACTCTTTAATAGGGTCCGACAAAATATAATACCACAACAAACATTGTCATTTTTATGTATCATCATTTATGAAGATTTGTGATTGAGCTTATGAAAACACTTTTttgagcttataacttatagcttCTAAGCTCATATGACAATTTAGGCCCGTTTGATAATTGTCTTTTCATCACGAACTTATAGcatatagcttattatttttcttccttttttatccttattattttaacaaaaactcacttttatactttataatttattttaacttaaaataaaataattatatattaaatatcatttatatcattttacatttatatgtTAGTTGGATCgttaattttacaaaataattcaaTTAGCTTAGCAGCTATTTGTCTCAACCATCCaccataagttataagctatcagtcatcagtcatcagtcatcagtctTAAGCAATAAGCTATCAGATAGCTTATCACTCAACCACTATGAAGCTATAAGATCTATTTGATCTTATTATAATTAATGAATTATACAATAATTGTACTTTTATTCCTACGGGGAATCTAAAATTTAATAATGTGTTCATAAAGGTCATCGTAGAAACTCCTCGTACAACTTCTCTGGTGGAGAAAAGGGGTGTGCATGCACGATTAGCATTCTAATGCTAAAGTCAATGAGATCATGAAGGtgcaaatttaaataataaataaaattgtacCTTTTTATAACGGCACATATTATCCTTATCAAATAATTGAATTATCAATGTTTTACGAAACTATTTTACTCAAAACTAATTTATAATGAGCTTTAGGATGTCATATTATCGACATAACTTCAAGATTATATTCAGTGAACTCTTTTATTTGAAGAGATAGTCAAAATAATTGGGTGAATATTCTCCTAGGTCAAAATTTTTCTAGTCAAATCATCACCTTTAAAGtcaagtttataaaaaaaaaaaaaaagagataaattTTAACAAGTATGACTAAAGTCACAGAAAAATATTGTTAAAAATAGAACAGAGAAAATCCAttcacaataatatttattattttatttttttaaaaatattattattatattttctcgAGTCTTTCTCTCTTAACGAaagaatttattaaaaaaatagattcttttgactataaaaaatatattttattttaaattttatgttctTATTTGATtcctatttttttaaatgattttaaatatattttttaatattttatttaattttataattactaTTTGgcattttctctattttttgaCCCAATccaatcataaaatatttttgacaaaatcaaatacttttattatttttattattttatataatcattttaataaaattttcttttataaaaaatttgattttttaattttagttaagaattcaaataattttaaccTACTTCTCACATATTTACACTCAAAATTATTATATGTCAATTTTTAACAATATGTGATATGTTACTTATATTGTTGAATTGTCATATTTCATAAGAGTTATTATATAATAAGTGATAATATATTATGTTTCTCAAATgatatattgtaaaaaaaaaaaacaaatcataatTTTTCAGGGCAAGTATATTAGAGAAattgaacttttttttttaaatttgaaatgtgAAGATTAATTTGATGAGTCATCTAAAATATGAGACCAATATTGTATTTTAAGCATTGTTTATTGATATTgaagttaaaaatatataaaacacaagcttaaaatatctataaatttttaaaggaaattagttatattttataatttaatattttaagcgATTTATTTTTACAACCTCAAAATATTTtctcatatatatttttatacataTTTCTCAATTTATTAATGGATCtgtttgttataatattttaatgtaAGTAAGTTTTTGAACATTTTGATGCTTAAAAatggtaaaatatttttttagtcccttaattttattttagggtttagaCCTAATTGATCCTTTAACTATTAAAATAGGGGCATGTTAATCCTTTCTGTTAGGTCCATTAGTCAAAGTAAAAAAAAGGATACGTGGGTACAGACGTGGCGATGCATTTCATGGAAGACTAATTTTTATAGTTGGTAACGAACAATAATAAAATACATGTTTTTCTTCCAGATGATATTCTTGAATTGTGTTTGATGAGGCTTTTGTTGACAACTTTGATAAATGCAAGACTTGTTTCTAAAAAATGGAGGTCGTTGACCACTACACCGAGATTCCTTCAAATGAGAAGGGAATGTTTGTATCAAAATCCATGGTTGTTTATGTTTGGTTCTGTTAAAGACGTGTTTTGTTTCGGTGAGATACACCCGTTGGATGTATCTGATAACCAATGGCATATGATTGATATTGGTTTTCTCAAAGGAAAGTTCTTGTTCTCTGTTGAGGATTCTCATAAGCTTTCAATGAGACGTCATTGCAGATCTACCTTTAACGAGACTGAAGCTTCATATTTGCATAGTAGGAAGGCATATATATCTTTAACGAGATAGAAGCTTCATCTTTGATCATATCTGTAGGGGGTATGGGATCACGGGATGAACCCTAGACTCAGTGTGAAGGTGATGGTCAATTGGGCGGCGAAACAAGGCTGTTAGAAAACTATGAGAGTTAGATCTCATGTATCTTACCTGGATTTAAGTCTCAATGCATCCTGATGCCCCAATGAATTGGGATGTTTTGTTTGTAGCaaataaaaacttgatttttgGAGGAGAGATGTTCAAAATATTTGGCCAAGTGTTGGATTTTTTTTCATTGTGATGTGTCTGATTTGACAAACAGGAACCATATTTTAAGGAAAATTGCAGAAAATTTTAGATGGGAATGGAACAAATCCTAAGCCCTTATTTGATTTGGCACGAAAATCACAAAAAACGAACGGAAAAAAACTGGAAAGCAGAGAAGAAGAAGCTCATTTGTCAACTCAATTGCCACGAGTACAAACATAAACGTCGTTAAGAGTTAAAGGTTTTATTCGACTTTTAAAACTTAAAGAACCGAAATGAatcttaatataaaatataaaaaatatattttgccaAATTTATTCTAACTTTAATTAGctaaacaaaaaataaactaAGAAATTGAAGAATATACAGTTcagttttatttatatatgactatAATTCAGTTTATAAGAACCCGTCATCTTGCCACTTGCTTGTTGCTATTTtagttttcaaaatcaatttcaaattagTGTATCTTATGTGAGAAAAATGGGATCTTAATTAATAAATGCCTAAAGTTGATTTATATGACACCGATTCTCCTTTGACACTGAATCTCttttaactaattttatttaaaaattgactAAAAAATGTATCCATAAACATTATTGGTAGGTTATAATTATGGTCAATACAATACtaaccataataaaataaaaataaaagagtaaaaataaaaatatagaaataaagagaaatatatatacaaaaaaaagatTCTTATTAtctaaagtaatttttttttaattatattttgaatagTAGGTAGATTAAAGTCCATGGTTGTTGGTTGCAAATTAGTATATAATGTGATATAATATCTCTATTCAAGATGTGAAGTTGTGAACGATATATCAATTATCCACCAAAAACTCCTTTTCCGTTCCGGTTAAAAACCCAGCCCGAACGGAAAACCCGAAACCCGAACGGAAAACCCGAAAAATCAAAGATGGCATTCACCGAATCCGAGTCACCTCTTCTTCTTCCATCAGGTTCAGGCACAAAGGAAAAAGCACCAGAAGACAAATGGCATTTAGCGTACATGATCTATTTCTTTCTCGGCTTTGGCTATTTACTTCCATGGAACGCATTCATCACAGCCGTTGATTACTTCTCTTATCTTTACCCTGATGCAAGCGTTGATCGCATCTTCGCCGTTGTTTATATGCTCGTTGGTCTCTTTGGGCTTACGCTTATTATTCTGTATAGACACAAATCTCAGGCCCATGTTAGGATTAACTTAGGTCTTGCTCTTTTTGTTGTTTCGTTGCTTGTTGTTCCTTTGATTGATGCGTTTTATGTAAAGGGTCGGGTCGGGTTTTATGGTGGGTTTTATGTTACTGCCGGAGCAGTTGGGATTGCTGGTGTGGCGGATGCTTTGGTGCAGGGATCTATTGTTGGTTCTGCCGGGGAGTTGCCAGAGAGGTATATGCAAGCTGTCATCGCTGGCACTGCTGCTTCTGGTATTGAATTCACCCTTTACTTTGTTACTATTTTTGCTTCACTTTTTTTGCTATTTgggatttttcaattttttaaattaaagattgAGACTTTATAGATGCATTCTTTGCTTTGTGTGTGATTTGTTATTTATACTTTGATTTAGATGCTCTTAAGTTTTTGGAGTCCTTGTATAGGTTAGTCAAGTTTCAACCATGAGAAAATAATTACAGAGCCTATTTAACACATTCAACGTGTTAAAGACGGCCCAGTTGATATGATTATGAATTAGTGTTTAGTGACACTAGCAGACACACCAAAGATGCATGTGGTGGTTATATTCAATGTGTTTATGTTTTAGTAGTGCCAATGTCAGTGTGTGATGGTTGTTTCTATGTTGGTGCTTCATAGATCATATATGATGTGAAAATGGGAGTGTGAAAATTATTTGGCATTCCTCTGATTTTAATCAGCATTCAGTCTATGAAGCATTGGAGTGTCTATTATATAACATTTGACAGGGCAGACACCAACATCAATGAAGCACATGGCTATAGTCAATAACTCCCATATTTCTCAAATTGTTGTCAGTGTCAATGTCGAGTCAGGTAGTTGTGTTTGTGTTTCATAGATTATATACGTGAGAATGGTAGGGTTAAAACTATGAGGTACTTCTCTTACCGTAATTAGCATTCAGTCTTCATTTTTTGATATGTTCTCACTGTCAAGTGACCTTAATTTGGCAATACTGACCAGTTAGGCAGAACCTGGTATAATATCATATGTTCTTCTTTTGTGTTACTTTTTTGTCTGCTAAATCTTGAACTAATTAATATGCTGGATTTAGGTTTGAATGGAAATAAATGTTTAAGCACTTTTTGATACTTGATATATTCCTTTGTTTATTGAAACTTGTAAAGGTAAATGGTTTTTCTCTTCACACattatgtttttttcttcacatCAGGGGTGGTTGTTTCTTTCCTAAGGATATTTACAAAAGCTGTTTACACACAAGATGTCTCCGGCTTGCAAAAGAGTGCAAATCTCTACTTTGGTGTATCGATTgtgatcatgttcatatgcatggtTTTATACAGTCTAGCAAACAGACTTCCCATTATGAAGTACTATGATGACGTTAAGATTCAGGCAGTTGCGGTGGAAGACGACAATGGTCCTTTGACTGGTTCCGTATGGAGGTCGACTGTATGGGAAACTGTTGGAACAATCAAGTGGTATGGATTTGGCTTGATACTCATTTATGTTGTGACTCTTGCAATATTTCCAGGCTACATTACTGAAGATGTCCACTCTGAACTTCTCAAGGATTGGTATCCAGTTCTACTTATCACTTGCTTTAATGTGTTTGACCTTGTTGGCAAAAGCTTTACTGCAGTATACCTTCTGGAGAATGCCAAAATTGCTATAGGTTGTTGCATAGCAAGACTGTTGTTTTTCCCTCTATTCTTAGGGTGCTTGCATGGCCCGAAATTCTTCCGGACAGAGATTCCTGTCACAGTACTGACTTGTATTTTAGGGCTTACAAATGGTTATCTTACGAGTGTATTGATGATTTTAGCTCCTAAAACTGTGAAGTTGCAGCATGCAGAGACTGCAGGGATTGTGAGTGTGTTATTCTTAGTTGTTGGTCTAGCTTCAGGGTCTATTATAGCTTGGTTTTGGGTCATCTGACCtgaatatttgtatatatttaaGGTCTCCAAAACCTGCATCTATTGTTGGCTTCACCCAACAAGAAATCAAACAGGGATTGGTATTACTATTCTGTTAACAAGCGAAAACATGTAAAAATGTATAGGAAATAATATTGTTTTCTTCCTTTATTGTAAATTCACTTTACAGCCATCATGTTAATCCCTTTATTATTGTTTCATTCTTGCTTTGCTATTAGATGGAGAAACAAAATGTAAAGACTAAGAGGGTAAGATCTGTATGTCTGTATTAAAGTGAGGGTAAGATCTGTATGTCTGTATTAAAGTTTAAGATGAATTCTTTCCTTAAAATTATCTAGTTACTCGAGAATCCAAATCACCTTCTGTTTCTTTTTGAATGTTTGCAAGAGATTATTGTagttttttattaagttttaaaTATAAAGTGTCTCATATTTTTAAATgagaatgataaaataatattttattaaaaaaatgcttTAGATTTCACGTGTTTTTATTGTGGAAAACCACTTTTGACTTGGTATCGGATCTCTATTATTAATCAAGTTGCCACGATTTTAGCAATTATTTGTTTCCACTCAACAGCTAATTAGTCCAAATTATGATTCTTTCTCAACGTTTCTATTATTAAAGAATGTAACAAATGTTTCTATCAAATTATTGACCATGCTCCATTATTTGCATTTCCACTCAACAACGCTCATTGGTGTTTTGGCGGTGCAATATTAGTGTGCAACTAGACTTTTGATCTGTAtgccaaaattatttttatattatgagaACGTTTGATTAATATTTGCACAAATATAGAGAAATTTAAATTTACAGAATAAAAAAACAATACACATACTTATGTGTTATTTTATATAAGTTTGATGTGGAATTAGTATATCGACTATCTCTAATTCTCTTCAGTTATTATAAGTAACTTTAATCCTCTTCATTCCTGAAATTACAACATATAATAGATCAAGTGGAAAACAACAACATATAATAGATCAAGTGGAAAACGCCCCCGAAGGAATATAAATTTTAACGTGCTTAAGTGATTGATATTGacttttattaattatcattGCAAAAAAAATAAGTGGAAATTGTCTTCGGTGAAATTTAGAAGAAATTCTAATATCAGATTATGTCAAGAATAATCGAGGAATAAAGACCTTATCCTTGATATTACTCCTCGAAATCATCTTTCCTTCAACAACATATTTATCATCTTTGTAATTATCAGTCGAGTAACATTACTATATCCCAACTTTAAATTTTAACTTGTGGTTTAGAATTCTAGAAGTATTAATTGTGTTCAATAACATTACTATGCCATTGACTAAATTGCTCTGAATTGGGTGAATACAGACTATCATAACtcgaatatatttttttctttcctttaaaATACTCCCAACACATAATCGTTAATCATATTAACAATGGAATTTTATGGAGCTAATATAGCCCTATTTTGCAAAAAACACATCACTAATATTATCCAAAATAGAAGGACATGCTTTCAACAATTGCTCAAAGAGGATTGTTGTTTGTTGAAATATGCAAGTCATGTGGGATATCAAGTGTAATATCCATGTCACTAGAATCTCCAATTGAACCACCACCAATGCCTAAAACCCACTCAGAAAACTGCTTCATTTCATcgttatttgaatttgattgacCCTTTAAATGTCTCGTATTCTTGGTCAATGTAAGAACTTCACATGAATTTCATAAGTATGATGGACTAATTGTAGCGTCCACAACTTTCAGCATGGTTTCTTTGGGTATAACGGGGAAAATTTTCCTAAATTCATCCTCAAATACCACAACTTTACCACCAAATAGAGTTTAAATTACCTTTAACATAAGACCAAAGGATGTATCTAAAAGTTATATCAACAATTTTAAAATACTATTTATGCATCATTAGAGTTTCATCCCATATGATTAGTTTTTCCTTTGCTATTGAATAAGCTAATAGGGATTTCAGTTTTATGGACATGTTGAACACTCGACAATATTTATAGGGATACAAAATCTTGACCTTGAGATCCCACCTCATTTTGAATTAAGCACCAagagtgtgatcatcatcatcattatcatgatACATAATCATTCATGCATAATTTACTaaccaaaaatatataaaaaaaaagatgtgtttttcttgttgcttgtttcacaaggtaggtgACTGATCAAGATGCCcaggaaaattagggttttgaggctcaCAAAGGAGCTCAATAATTGTCATATTCTCAAGTGATTCCCCTCATCAATATCCGAACCCAAGTGTAGTTcaaatcaagatcaacaactttcaaattcatctggtacataattagggtttttgacctaattctctaggagttgacttttggtcaaagcatggttCTACGACTTaaatcatgattcaaggatctctaattcctcattataatccactcataACATCCATTTGGCAAGAAGATATTGATCCCATTGATGcttaaaagaaatcaatttatctAGAAAACGTCAACTattcaagatcacctttgacttttgaggaattttccaaccatggacttttgaagatcaaaatcatgaatatatgattattgaattcatttcgtcaagaaaaatcaagaatcaatcaagaataaaaaagtcaacaattagggttttgtcttTTTCATGAAGAAAGACATGTTTTTTACTcaactttgaaaggccataacttcctcaatacTTGGCCAAATTTTATGCTCCAAAGCCTCATTagaagaaaaattcaaaatctacaactttgtcatTGCGAACATTTTTCTAAGAAGTGAATAGATTTTATGTTATGGAACTATGAAGTTGTCTACTTTTTCTCTAACACTTGGAAAAATTTTCAAGACAACATTGTTCCTTAAAAATGTCCAACTTTGAGGCCACTTTGCATCATGATCCTTTgagaatttgaaaaaaaacaaaccTGAATGATGTAgaggatgtttagggctttccaaaaagtactaaaACTCCTTCATAGCATTTATGAGCTAGCATTTTCGAAGAGATAAGATGGTGTTTCAttcttgaattataggtcattctCTTGAAAACCTTATGATCCAATCTTCATGCCATAATCAAAAGTTTACACAAGCCAATCAAGCATTTTCCAAGAGGTTTGATCATTAACCAAGTGTTCATgccatttcaagcataaagccGTGACTTCCATTCTTGAAAAGTCACTTTAATCACCAAACTTTTGATCTTGAGCCCATAACTTGTTGCTTCTGACTTTGGAACATCTCAAAACCAACAAGCAATCATTTATGATCAGAATATCCACCCTAATGTTCATGTTTAAAGCATTGTGAGTACCATTGAAACCAtaattttctcatttcttcacaaacaagcaagatcACACAACTTGAGTTCAAAGCAACCATTTGATATGATTTTTCCCCCTACAAACCACAAATTGTTCCTATAAATAAAGGCCATTGATTCTGAAAGAAGACACAAAAATTCCCAAAGTCACCTCCTCACTTGAAATCTCCATTTTGTGTCACTTTacataaacttgcaaattttgagtTCCTCTCAAAATCCTTGCAAACAAACCATTCAAATATGTGAGGGCAATATGTATTTTCATGATGCCAAAACATTGTGACTTTGACCAAATCAATGTGAAAACAAAGGAAACGAGTGGATGCCTCAAGGAAAAGTATTTTTGGCAAAAATCAGTCAACAGGTCGACTCATTGATGTTACAGGTCGACCTATTGGAAGACTTAAGAAAAATTCTATGTTGGGGCAGAATGCGTCAACGCATAGCCCTGTTCAGGTCGACGTATGGGAAATTGAGGAAATatcgggaatgcgcacgccggcCCTACAGGTTGACGCATAGACAATTGAAtaaatctcgggtatgcgcacgccgacctcataggtcgacgcatgtatCACGTTTGCTTCCAAAACAAATGCAGaattgcaataggtcgacctacacagatggACAGGTCGACCTATGGCTAAAATTACTAGTTTTTTGCTGATTCTAAGTGGCTAATGAAAAGGGTGTGGTATATATTGTCTTTGATCATTTTCAAGAAAaaacaacaagaaacgtgaaagatatactcaagcttcttctcatctccaACCTTTCgtttattgatcgaaaatcacacataataatcTTTTTCGATCGTAGTAAGGAACGcgcgttgataaggttcgacggtggACTAaggtcttgttcgagtgaagaatgttgagggtgtttcttgtataaaatcatagggtttttccttctacatcaaggttttgatttgaaggtttttgacgatcgcttcTCTTTGGATTCAATTCAGCCgagcataaggaattgagggattATAGATTCACtcatcaaatttgctacaaccgggGGATTGAAAAGGATGGATCGGGGTAGTGATCGGTAGAGATCATTCACATTGACTTGGttctacttgaatcaaggggaggaaataattgtattcaattttactgcatgtgtgtagttggtgatcgataaactctttccttgttaaacattttccaatcaaataaaactttcctaatttcatttgaaattaggggcagacgtactcctgcgaggacgatagaggatcTGCCTAAAAAAATATCGTGTTCTTTATCGTCTTTAgttttatcttttcaatattcgTTTTCGGCAAAAATTCATAGTTGAGCAAAAATTGAAACTTGGTGAAAAtcgctcaccaagtgtttgataaaattccaCATATAACAAGTGGTTTCACGAGCGCCGGTTTATCTAGTGCTTcgcatataactttttagaaaatggagaacggtcaaaaaggggcgtataataAAGCTACTGTTTTCAccggagaaaactatagttattggaaatactgtatgtgcattcatatcaactccgttgatagaaaaatctgggatgtcatcgtcaatggtcctatggctatcaccataaccaacgatgctggTGTTACCACACCAAAACCtgaagcacaatgggatgaaaaagatgaaacgAATTATgcgtatgattggaaagctagaaacatgattatagcttccttaggggttgaTGAGTACTTTCGCGTATCATATTGCCAAActgctaaggcaatgtgggatgcattacaagtcgcccatgaaggaactaatgatgttaagctagctagaatcaatactttgacgcaagagtttgatctctttcacatgaagcaaggtgaaaccattgctgaaatgcaaaagatattttctcatattatcaATCGCTTACACACTTtaggacatattactcccaatgttgttgctactaataaagttttg contains:
- the LOC131601653 gene encoding equilibrative nucleotide transporter 1-like, with the translated sequence MAFTESESPLLLPSGSGTKEKAPEDKWHLAYMIYFFLGFGYLLPWNAFITAVDYFSYLYPDASVDRIFAVVYMLVGLFGLTLIILYRHKSQAHVRINLGLALFVVSLLVVPLIDAFYVKGRVGFYGGFYVTAGAVGIAGVADALVQGSIVGSAGELPERYMQAVIAGTAASGVVVSFLRIFTKAVYTQDVSGLQKSANLYFGVSIVIMFICMVLYSLANRLPIMKYYDDVKIQAVAVEDDNGPLTGSVWRSTVWETVGTIKWYGFGLILIYVVTLAIFPGYITEDVHSELLKDWYPVLLITCFNVFDLVGKSFTAVYLLENAKIAIGCCIARLLFFPLFLGCLHGPKFFRTEIPVTVLTCILGLTNGYLTSVLMILAPKTVKLQHAETAGIVSVLFLVVGLASGSIIAWFWVI